In Anaerolineae bacterium, the following are encoded in one genomic region:
- a CDS encoding dephospho-CoA kinase translates to MTQPALSDHNALIQELVDTGLLFVNHQENLAFRHGWLAGFLAGRIPSGAPPFQLGGQWGHKAVIGVTGNIAVGKSTVLAMLGSLGAHVIDADKIVHRLRQPGAPGYNALIELLGTDILLPDGRVDTAQLARRAFDDAQTLSQLEGIFRPLVVAEVARQGWACRSEVVVIEAIKLLEGELRTQVDQVWVVDASRAQQIERLMAARGLSRQEAERRIDAQSPQEEKLAQADVVIRNDSDRSAVWQQVITAWADVLQALWHRGWLKDDLVERFIGAHVAGESSLISLAEFYLALKRLAKPMETAPLTRDQAVALLDSYTA, encoded by the coding sequence GTGACCCAACCGGCGTTATCCGATCACAATGCGTTGATTCAAGAGCTTGTTGACACCGGTCTGCTCTTCGTGAACCATCAGGAAAACCTTGCATTCCGGCATGGGTGGCTGGCCGGTTTTCTGGCCGGGCGCATACCATCTGGCGCCCCGCCTTTTCAACTTGGTGGCCAGTGGGGACACAAGGCCGTGATCGGTGTGACCGGCAATATTGCCGTGGGCAAGAGCACTGTTCTGGCGATGCTGGGCAGCCTTGGCGCACACGTTATTGATGCCGACAAGATCGTTCATCGGTTACGCCAACCCGGCGCGCCGGGCTACAACGCCCTGATTGAGCTTTTGGGCACGGACATCCTGCTGCCGGATGGTCGTGTCGATACGGCCCAGCTGGCCAGAAGGGCTTTCGACGATGCCCAGACCTTGAGCCAGTTGGAAGGAATCTTCCGTCCGCTGGTAGTAGCAGAAGTTGCCCGTCAGGGTTGGGCCTGCAGGAGCGAAGTGGTGGTGATTGAGGCGATCAAATTACTGGAGGGCGAACTGCGGACCCAGGTGGATCAGGTATGGGTAGTAGATGCATCGCGCGCGCAACAGATCGAACGCCTGATGGCTGCGCGTGGCCTCAGCCGACAGGAGGCTGAACGACGCATCGATGCCCAGAGTCCTCAGGAAGAAAAGCTGGCTCAGGCGGACGTCGTCATTCGCAACGATAGCGATCGCTCAGCGGTATGGCAACAGGTCATTACGGCCTGGGCAGATGTGCTTCAAGCGCTGTGGCATCGGGGATGGCTCAAGGACGATCTGGTCGAGCGATTCATTGGGGCGCATGTCGCCGGGGAAAGCTCTTTGATCTCGCTCGCGGAGTTCTACTTGGCTTTGAAGCGCCTTGCCAAACCCATGGAAACTGCCCCGCTAACACGAGATCAGGCTGTTGCACTGCTGGATAGTTATACAGCATAA